The following are encoded together in the Monodelphis domestica isolate mMonDom1 chromosome 5, mMonDom1.pri, whole genome shotgun sequence genome:
- the MRTFA gene encoding myocardin-related transcription factor A isoform X1: MLEEKTEVRPCAAGLLPLSGVGQDVDAAGCQDPYHSVREVLQLKLQQRRTREELVNQGIMPPLKSPAAFHEQRRSLERARTEDYLKRKIRSRPERSELVRMHILEETSAEPSLQAKQLKLKRARLADDLNEKIAQRPGPMELVEKNILPVESSLKEAIIVGQVNYPKVADNSSFDEDSSDALSPEQPASHESQGSAPSPLEGRGSEPLAASVSLSPPQVVSQLQVCPDSSEPAFLAEQLSPLPAPPLMPPSLPNGGAAPTAKPTPTLIKQSQPKGPGEKPPRSKKAKELKPKVKKLKYHQYIPPDQKQDKGAPPMDSSYAKILQQQQLFLQLQILNQQQQQHYNYQTILPAPPKPAGEPPGGSSPASLRTLPAAASGPPGPSQLVRQSSVSGKPGPLPANLDDMKVAELKQELKLRALPVSGTKTDLIERLRAYQEHAGGPPKPGAAPILAKAGEVVVAFPAARLSAGPALMAAGLAPAEVVVATVTSNGVVKFGSTGSTPPVSPTPSERSLLSTGDENSTGGGGAGDAFGEMVTSPLTQLTLQASPVHILVKEERPAAAARAEGRDKDQMLLEKDKQIQELTRMLRQKQQLVEMLRLQLEQEKRAQHAAAPRAQVKREGGPSGCRLAAPDGLAVTVKQEAAPDDEPRSCLLTDASGTHVVLAVTKRDAEDPAQDDAPGRSGAGQSPPQGPPSPGPSPLLPFLVPPGLQSFFPNGFHKSSLKAGAAAPSSLPQKPSSEPSSPAALHAPPMDLDRQPPPLFEAAPGPGPLPPLVKKEPPGYEEAVKQQPKPREENGSSSQQMDDLFDILIQSGEISADFKESPSPSGKDPSPALPCPSPATPQPPPELPPALGGSPGPGRLEDFLESSTGLPLLPGGPEGPEPLPLIDDLHSQMLSSSAILDHPPSPMDTSELHFAPEPGAGLGLGLDLAEGHLDGMDWLEFSGGPVLGLAGAGSAGPSLFSTDFLDGHDLHLHWDSCL; encoded by the exons CTCTGAAAAGTCCGGCTGCGTTTCATGAACAGAGAAGGAGCTTGGAACGGGCCCGG ACGGAAGACTACTTGAAACGGAAGATCCGTTCCCGGCCGGAGAGATCCGAGCTGGTCAGGATGCACATTCTAGAAG AGACCTCGGCCGAACCTTCCCTTCAAGCCAAACAGCTGAAACTGAAGCGAGCCAGGCTGGCCGACGACCTCAACGAGAAGATCGCCCAGCGGCCGGGCCCCATGGAGCTGGTGGAGAAGAACATCCTTCCGGTGGAGTCAAGCCTGAAGGAGGCCATCATCG TGGGACAGGTCAATTATCCCAAAGTGGCCGACAACTCTTCTTTTGATGAGGACAGCAGTGATGCCCTGTCCCCTGAGCAGCCGGCCAGCCACGAGTCCCAGGGATCAGCACCATCCCCCCTGGAGGGCAGAGGCAGCGAGcccctggctgcctcagtttctttgtcccCGCCTCAG GTGGTGTCCCAGCTTCAGGTGTGCCCCGATTCCAGTGAACCTGCTTTCCTGGCAGAGCAACTGTCTCCTCTGCCGGCCCCACCTTTGATGCCACCCAGCCTCCCCAATGGAGGGGCTGCTCCCACTGCCAAGCCCACCCCGACACTCATTAAG CAAAGCCAGCCCAAGGGCCCGGGGGAGAAGCCCCCACGCAGCAAGAAGGCCAAGGAGCTGAAGCCCAAAGTGAAGAAGCTCAAGTACCACCAGTACATCCCCCCCGACCAGAAGCAGGACAAGGGGGCGCCCCCCATGGACTCCTCCTACGCCAAGAtcctgcagcagcagcagctcttCCTCCAGCTCCAGATCCTcaaccagcagcagcagcagcactaCAACTACCAGACCATCCTGCCCGCCCCCCCCAA GCCTGCGGGGGAGCCCCCGGGGGGCAGCAGCCCCGCCTCCCTGCGCACCCTCCCCGCGGCCGCCTCCGGCCCCCCCGGGCCCAGCCAGCTCGTGCGCCAGAGCTCCGTGAGCGGCAAGCCGGGCCCGCTGCCCGCCAACCTGGACGACATGAAG GTGGCCGAGCTGAAGCAGGAGCTGAAGCTGAGGGCGCTGCCCGTCTCGGGCACCAAGACGGACCTGATCGAGCGCCTGCGCGCCTACCAGGAGCACGCCGGGGGCCCCCCCAAGCCCGGGGCCGCCCCGATCCTGGCCAAGGCGGGGGAGGTGGTGGTGGCCTTCCCCGCCGCCCGGCTGAGCGCGGGGCCCGCCCTGATGGCGGCCGGCCTGGCCCCCGCCGAAGTGGTCGTGGCCACGGTGACCAGCAACGGGGTGGTGAAGTTCGGCAGCACCGGCTCGACGCCCCCCGTGTCCCCCACGCCGTCCGAGCGCTCCCTGCTCAGCACCGGCGACGAGAACTCGACGGGCGGCGGCGGCGCGGGCGACGCCTTCGGGGAGATGGTGACGTCGCCCCTGACGCAGCTCACGCTGCAGGCGTCCCCCGTGCACATCCTGGTGAAGGAGGAGAGGCCGGCGGCGGCGGCGCGGGCCGAGGGCCGCGACAAGGACCAGATGCTGCTGGAGAAGGACAAGCAGATCCAGGAGCTGACGCGCATGCTCAGGCAGAAGCAGCAGCTGGTGGAGATGCTGCGGCTGCAGCTGGAGCAGGAGAAGCGCGCCCAGCACGCCGCCGCCCCCCGGGCCCAGGTGAAGCGCGAGGGCGGCCCCTCCGGCTGCCGGCTGGCCGCCCCCGACGGCCTTGCCGTGACGGTGAAGCAGGAGGCGGCGCCCGACGACGAGCCCCGCAGCTGCCTCCTCACCGACGCCTCCGGGACCCACGTGGTCCTCGCCGTGACCAAGCGCGACGCCGAGGACCCGGCCCAGGACGACGCGCCCGGGAGGAGCGGCGCCGGCCAGAGCCCCCCCCAG GGTCCGCCCAGCCCGGGGCCGTCCCCGCTCCTGCCCTTCCTGGTGCCCCCCGGCCTGCAGTCCTTCTTCCCGAACGGCTTTCACAAGAGCAGCCTGAAAGCCGGTGCGGCCGCCCCCAGCAGCCTGCCCCAGAAG CCCTCCTCCGAGCCCAGCTCCCCGGCGGCCCTCCACGCGCCCCCCATGGACCTGGACCGCCAGCCCCCGCCCCTGTTTGAGGCGGCCCCCGGGCCCGGCCCGCTGCCCCCCCTGGTGAAGAAAGAGCCCCCCGGCTACGAGGAGGCCGTCAAGCAGCAGCCCAAGCCCCGGGAG gAGAACGGCTCCTCGAGCCAGCAGATGGACGACCTCTTCGACATCCTCATTCAGAGCGGAG AAATCTCGGCGGACTTCAAGGAGTCTCCGTCCCCCTCCGGGAAGGATCCCAGCCCGGCCCTGCCCTGCCCGTCCCCGGCGACCCCCCAGCCCCCTCCGGAGCTGCCCCCGGCCCTGGGCGGCAGCCCCGGCCCCGGGCGCCTCGAGGACTTCCTGGAGAGCAGCACGGGGCTGCCCCTGCTGCCGGGCGGCCCGGAGGGCCCCGAGCCGCTGCCCCTCATCGACGACCTGCACAGCCAGATGCTCAGCAGCTCGGCCATCCTGGACCACCCGCCCTCCCCCATGGACACGTCGGAATTGCACTTTGCGCCCGAGCCCGGCGCCggcctgggcctgggcctggaCCTGGCCGAGGGCCACCTGGACGGCATGGACTGGCTCGAGTTCTCGGGGGGGCCCGTCCTGGGCCTGGCCGGCGCCGGCAGCGCCGGGCCCAGCCTCTTCTCCACGGACTTCTTGGACGGCCACGACCTGCACCTG